From one Streptomyces sp. SCSIO 30461 genomic stretch:
- a CDS encoding trimeric intracellular cation channel family protein: MLQELFTPSVQHALDLAGIFVFAISGALLAVRKNFDVFGIAVLAESTALGGGLFRDLVIGAVPPAAFTDLGYFLMPLVAATLVFFLHPEVERIQGSVNVFDAAGLGLFCVTGTTKAYEYGLGLTSSAVLGLATAVGGGVLRDVLANEVPSLLRWDRDLYAVPAMVGAVMVALCIRFDALNAVTSGLAVVTAFVLRLLAMRYHWRAPRAWNRRSAASETEETTGKATA, translated from the coding sequence CCATCTCCGGCGCCCTCCTCGCCGTCCGCAAGAACTTCGACGTCTTCGGCATCGCCGTTCTCGCGGAGAGCACCGCGCTGGGTGGCGGCCTCTTCCGGGATCTGGTCATCGGGGCGGTGCCGCCCGCCGCGTTCACGGATCTGGGCTATTTCCTGATGCCCCTGGTCGCTGCCACGCTCGTCTTCTTCCTGCATCCGGAGGTCGAACGCATCCAGGGCTCGGTCAACGTCTTCGACGCCGCCGGACTCGGGCTGTTCTGCGTCACGGGAACCACGAAGGCCTACGAGTACGGCCTCGGGCTGACCTCATCCGCCGTGCTCGGGCTGGCCACCGCCGTCGGAGGCGGTGTGCTGCGGGATGTGCTGGCCAACGAGGTGCCCTCGCTGCTGCGCTGGGACCGCGATCTGTACGCGGTCCCAGCGATGGTCGGCGCCGTGATGGTGGCGCTCTGCATCAGGTTCGACGCCCTGAACGCGGTCACCAGCGGCCTCGCCGTGGTGACCGCGTTTGTGCTGCGGCTGCTCGCCATGCGCTACCACTGGCGAGCTCCGCGTGCGTGGAACCGCAGGTCAGCGGCAAGTGAGACGGAAGAGACAACAGGAAAAGCTACTGCTTAG
- a CDS encoding thioesterase family protein: MAQAAQATIGDSEFDRDTAVTLQDPGVPGVYRAELSAGWTIIRAVNGGYLLATLGRALGDALPHPDPFSVSAHYLSASEPGPALIRTEVVRAGRTVSTGQASLIQYAEDGTEVERIRVLATYGDLDRLPDDVRTTAKPPAIPPYELCAGSEHRPSAEAIPGSTAITERLSIRLDPATCGWALGAPSGKGEMRGWFGLADGRDADPLSLLLTVDALPPTAFELGIRGWTPTVELTTHIRCRPAPGPLRVAITTRNLAGGFLEEDAEVWDGKDRLVAQSRQLAKVPLPKQ, from the coding sequence ATGGCACAGGCGGCACAGGCAACCATCGGAGACAGCGAGTTCGACCGCGACACCGCTGTCACCCTGCAAGACCCGGGAGTCCCGGGCGTTTACCGCGCGGAGCTCTCCGCCGGCTGGACGATCATCCGGGCCGTCAACGGCGGCTATCTGCTGGCGACACTCGGGCGTGCGCTCGGTGACGCCCTGCCGCACCCGGACCCGTTCTCGGTGTCGGCCCACTACCTGAGCGCTTCCGAGCCCGGTCCCGCGCTGATCCGCACCGAGGTGGTCCGCGCCGGGCGCACCGTGTCCACGGGGCAGGCGTCCCTGATCCAGTACGCGGAGGACGGCACCGAGGTCGAGCGCATCCGCGTCCTCGCCACCTACGGCGACCTGGACCGGCTGCCCGACGACGTCCGTACGACCGCCAAGCCACCGGCCATCCCGCCGTACGAGCTGTGCGCGGGGTCTGAGCATCGGCCGTCGGCCGAAGCGATCCCCGGCTCCACGGCGATCACCGAGCGCCTGAGCATCAGGCTTGACCCCGCCACCTGCGGCTGGGCTCTCGGGGCTCCTTCGGGGAAGGGCGAGATGCGCGGCTGGTTCGGGCTGGCCGACGGCCGTGACGCGGACCCGCTGTCGCTGCTGCTGACCGTCGACGCGCTGCCGCCGACCGCCTTCGAGCTCGGCATCCGTGGCTGGACCCCGACCGTCGAACTCACCACCCACATCCGCTGCCGTCCGGCTCCCGGACCGCTGCGGGTCGCCATCACCACCCGGAACCTCGCCGGCGGATTCCTGGAGGAGGACGCCGAGGTCTGGGACGGCAAGGACCGTCTGGTCGCCCAGTCCCGCCAGCTGGCCAAGGTGCCCCTGCCCAAGCAGTGA
- a CDS encoding TetR family transcriptional regulator — MSHSSGIRHTQKLKTRQALLDAALGLLEHQSLSSLGLREVTRAVGVAPAAFYRHFADLSELGVALVEEALGSLHGLVAELLAETGDAELRITRTVDLIAHHVRAQPAHFRFIARERHGGSGRVRTAIATQLDAFTDEVARAFAAEPGSLGWTDEDLRMLAGLYVEHMVLTASAFLSAHETEGGGDPAANEREVARVARNRLRIVTLGRRHWLQDDTFRSRD, encoded by the coding sequence ATGAGTCACAGCTCCGGCATCCGCCACACCCAGAAACTCAAGACCCGTCAGGCCCTCCTGGACGCGGCTCTTGGGCTCCTGGAGCACCAGAGCCTCAGCAGCCTCGGGCTGCGTGAGGTGACCCGGGCGGTCGGGGTGGCACCGGCGGCGTTCTACCGGCACTTCGCGGATCTGTCGGAGCTCGGTGTGGCTCTGGTGGAGGAGGCTCTGGGCAGCCTGCACGGGCTGGTCGCCGAACTGCTCGCGGAGACGGGCGACGCCGAGCTGCGCATCACTCGCACAGTGGACCTGATCGCGCACCATGTCCGGGCCCAGCCCGCCCACTTCCGCTTCATCGCGCGGGAGCGGCACGGCGGTTCCGGACGGGTCCGCACCGCCATCGCCACCCAACTCGACGCGTTCACCGATGAGGTGGCCAGGGCGTTCGCCGCGGAGCCCGGCTCCCTGGGCTGGACAGACGAGGACCTGCGCATGCTGGCGGGGCTCTATGTCGAGCACATGGTGCTCACGGCGTCGGCGTTCCTGTCGGCGCACGAGACGGAGGGCGGTGGCGATCCGGCGGCGAACGAGCGGGAGGTCGCCCGTGTCGCCCGCAACCGGCTGCGCATCGTCACGCTGGGCCGCCGCCACTGGCTGCAGGACGACACCTTCCGGTCCCGCGACTGA
- a CDS encoding DUF4190 domain-containing protein → MELASPARRFTSGTRDADGMAVASFVLGLLGLLVMNVILGPSAIVLGALALLRGTARRGRALLGLGLGIADLVVLVVLLDSSNAVVWSFGG, encoded by the coding sequence ATGGAACTCGCTTCTCCTGCCCGACGGTTCACCAGCGGCACACGCGACGCCGACGGCATGGCCGTCGCCTCCTTCGTGCTCGGGCTGCTCGGCCTGCTGGTGATGAATGTGATCCTCGGCCCTTCCGCGATCGTCCTCGGCGCTCTCGCCCTGCTGCGCGGCACCGCCCGCCGCGGGCGAGCCCTGCTCGGTCTCGGTCTCGGCATCGCCGACCTCGTCGTGCTCGTCGTGCTCCTCGACAGCAGCAACGCCGTCGTCTGGAGCTTCGGCGGCTGA
- a CDS encoding cysteine desulfurase family protein has translation MAYLDHAATTPMLPEAIEAMTAQLAVTGNASSLHAAGRRARRTVEEARETLAEALGARPSEVVLTSGGTEADNLAVKGLYWARRDADPRRTRVLSSPVEHHAVLDAVHWLGEHEGATIEYLPVDRQGRVHPEALREAVERDPGDVALATVMWANNEIGTVLPIRELADTAAEYGIPLHSDAVQAFGQLDVDFAASGLAAMTVSAHKIGGPYGIGALLLGREHTPVPVLHGGGQERHVRSGTLDVPAVAAFAVAGRLAAERRADFVHEVGALRDRLVDAVRAAVPDAILGGDPEHRLPANAHFTFPGCEGDSLLLLLDAQGIECSTGSACTAGIAQPSHVLLATGTDPELARGTLRFSLGHTSTQKDVEAVAKAIGPVVERARSAGLS, from the coding sequence ATGGCATACCTCGACCACGCCGCGACCACTCCGATGCTTCCGGAAGCGATCGAGGCGATGACCGCCCAGCTCGCTGTCACCGGAAACGCCTCGTCGTTGCACGCCGCGGGCCGCCGGGCCCGCCGTACAGTCGAGGAGGCCAGGGAGACGCTCGCCGAAGCGCTCGGCGCGCGTCCCAGCGAGGTGGTCCTCACCTCCGGTGGCACCGAGGCGGACAACCTCGCCGTGAAGGGCCTGTACTGGGCCCGCCGCGACGCAGACCCCCGCCGTACCCGGGTGCTGTCCAGCCCCGTCGAGCACCACGCCGTACTCGACGCCGTGCACTGGCTCGGCGAGCACGAGGGCGCCACCATCGAGTACCTGCCCGTCGACCGGCAGGGCCGCGTGCACCCCGAGGCTCTGCGTGAGGCGGTCGAGCGGGACCCGGGGGACGTCGCCCTGGCCACCGTGATGTGGGCCAACAACGAGATCGGCACAGTGCTCCCGATCCGTGAACTCGCCGACACGGCAGCCGAGTACGGCATTCCGCTGCACTCCGACGCCGTGCAGGCCTTCGGACAGCTCGATGTGGACTTCGCGGCGTCGGGCCTCGCCGCGATGACCGTAAGCGCCCACAAGATCGGCGGCCCCTACGGCATCGGCGCCCTGCTGCTCGGCCGGGAGCACACCCCTGTGCCGGTGCTGCACGGCGGCGGCCAGGAACGCCATGTCCGCTCCGGCACCCTCGATGTACCCGCCGTGGCCGCCTTCGCCGTCGCCGGGCGGCTCGCGGCGGAGCGGCGTGCGGACTTCGTGCACGAGGTCGGCGCCCTGCGGGACCGGCTGGTCGACGCCGTACGCGCCGCCGTACCCGACGCGATCCTCGGCGGCGACCCCGAGCACCGACTGCCGGCCAACGCCCATTTCACCTTCCCCGGCTGCGAGGGCGACTCGCTGCTGCTGCTGCTCGACGCCCAGGGCATCGAGTGCTCCACCGGCTCCGCGTGTACGGCCGGGATCGCACAGCCCAGCCATGTGCTGCTGGCCACCGGCACCGATCCCGAGCTGGCCCGCGGGACGCTTCGATTCAGCCTTGGCCACACCTCCACTCAGAAGGACGTGGAGGCGGTCGCGAAGGCCATCGGTCCGGTGGTCGAGCGGGCGCGTTCGGCCGGACTCAGCTAG
- a CDS encoding N-acetylmuramoyl-L-alanine amidase: MGSSGDGRRGVGRRVVLIGGGAALVGTGVAAHDELRRWWWRLPGVEKKRVEGELDHPGALWTAASRANWRRADRPDDYGIDRVVIHVVQGSYATALKVFKDPGHRAATHYVVGKDGRTAQLVRELDVAYHAGSRSMNERSIGIEHEGFVDRPQDFTDAMYSASARLTAGICRRYGVPVDREHIIGHVEVPGADHTDPGPHWDWDRYLRLVRSAPLPKESDVSSAVTG, encoded by the coding sequence ATGGGCAGCAGTGGAGACGGACGGCGAGGTGTCGGCCGCAGGGTGGTGCTGATCGGCGGCGGGGCCGCGCTCGTGGGCACGGGTGTGGCGGCCCATGACGAGCTGAGGCGCTGGTGGTGGCGGCTGCCCGGGGTCGAGAAGAAGCGGGTGGAGGGCGAACTCGACCACCCGGGGGCGCTGTGGACTGCGGCGTCCAGGGCCAACTGGCGCAGGGCCGACCGCCCTGACGACTACGGGATCGACCGGGTGGTGATCCATGTCGTCCAGGGCAGCTACGCGACCGCGCTGAAGGTCTTCAAGGACCCGGGGCACCGCGCGGCGACCCACTATGTGGTGGGCAAGGACGGGCGGACGGCCCAGCTGGTACGTGAACTCGACGTGGCGTACCACGCCGGGAGCCGCTCGATGAACGAGCGCAGTATCGGGATCGAGCACGAGGGCTTCGTGGACCGGCCGCAGGACTTCACGGACGCGATGTACTCCGCGTCGGCGCGGCTGACGGCCGGGATCTGCCGGCGGTACGGAGTCCCGGTGGACCGGGAGCACATCATCGGGCATGTGGAGGTGCCGGGTGCGGACCACACCGATCCCGGTCCGCACTGGGACTGGGACCGTTATCTGAGGCTGGTGCGCTCGGCTCCCCTGCCGAAGGAGTCCGATGTGTCCAGCGCTGTGACCGGATAG
- the mnmA gene encoding tRNA 2-thiouridine(34) synthase MnmA: MTQTPPRPLRVLAAMSGGVDSAVAAARAVEAGHDVTGVHLALSANPQSFRTGARGCCTIEDSRDARRAADVIGIPFYVWDLAERFREDVVEDFVAEYEAGRTPNPCLRCNEKIKFAALLDKALALGFDAVCTGHYATVVVREDGGRELHRASDMAKDQSYVLGVLDEKQLAHAMFPLGDTLTTKDEIRAEAERRGLAVAKKPDSHDICFIADGDTQGFLADRLGRAEGDIVDETGAKLGTHEGAYGFTIGQRKGLRIGHPAPDGKPRYVLDISPVNNTVTVGPAEALAVSALTAIKPRWCGAAPQGPGGYTAQLRAHGGETEVTAELTDGELKVAFGEPVRGVAPGQAIVLYDGTRVVGSATIATTVRRGADAVA, from the coding sequence ATGACTCAGACTCCTCCGCGTCCGCTCCGTGTGCTCGCCGCCATGTCCGGCGGTGTGGACTCCGCCGTCGCCGCCGCCCGCGCCGTCGAAGCCGGGCACGATGTCACCGGCGTGCACCTGGCGCTCTCCGCTAACCCCCAGTCCTTCCGCACCGGTGCCCGCGGCTGCTGCACCATCGAGGACTCGCGCGACGCACGCCGCGCCGCCGATGTCATCGGCATCCCCTTCTACGTGTGGGACCTCGCCGAGCGCTTTCGCGAGGACGTCGTGGAGGACTTCGTCGCGGAGTACGAGGCCGGCCGTACGCCCAACCCGTGCCTGCGCTGCAACGAGAAGATCAAGTTCGCCGCGCTGCTGGACAAGGCCCTGGCGCTCGGCTTCGACGCCGTGTGCACCGGCCACTACGCCACGGTGGTCGTCCGGGAGGACGGCGGCCGGGAGCTGCACCGGGCGAGCGACATGGCCAAGGACCAGTCGTATGTGCTGGGTGTGCTCGACGAGAAGCAGCTCGCCCACGCGATGTTCCCGCTCGGCGACACCCTCACCACCAAGGACGAGATCCGCGCGGAGGCCGAGCGGCGCGGTCTCGCCGTGGCGAAGAAGCCCGACAGCCACGACATCTGCTTCATCGCGGACGGTGACACCCAGGGCTTCCTCGCCGACCGCCTCGGCAGGGCGGAAGGCGACATCGTGGATGAGACCGGTGCGAAGCTCGGTACGCACGAGGGCGCGTACGGCTTCACCATCGGTCAACGCAAGGGGCTGCGCATCGGCCACCCGGCGCCTGACGGCAAGCCGCGTTACGTATTGGACATCTCTCCCGTGAACAACACGGTCACGGTGGGACCGGCCGAAGCGCTCGCGGTCAGCGCGCTGACCGCGATCAAGCCGCGCTGGTGCGGCGCCGCCCCGCAGGGTCCGGGCGGCTACACCGCTCAGCTGCGCGCCCACGGCGGCGAGACCGAGGTCACCGCCGAGCTGACCGACGGCGAGCTGAAGGTCGCCTTCGGCGAGCCGGTGCGCGGAGTGGCGCCCGGCCAGGCGATCGTGCTGTACGACGGCACCCGCGTGGTCGGCTCGGCGACGATTGCGACGACGGTACGGCGGGGCGCGGACGCGGTCGCGTAG
- a CDS encoding TIGR00730 family Rossman fold protein, giving the protein MNICVFLSAADLDERYTRPAREFAELLGKGGHTLVWGGSDVGLMKVVADGVQEAGGRLVGVSVEFLSDRSRAVADEMVVARDLAERKAQMLGRADAVVIMVGGTGTLDEATEILELKKHGHATMPVVLLNTAGFYDGLRQQFLRMDAEGFLPVPLGDLVFFAEEPVGALAYLEESSGVR; this is encoded by the coding sequence ATGAACATCTGTGTCTTCCTGTCCGCCGCCGACCTGGACGAGCGCTACACCCGGCCCGCCCGTGAGTTCGCCGAACTGCTCGGCAAAGGCGGCCACACACTCGTCTGGGGAGGGTCGGACGTCGGCCTGATGAAGGTCGTCGCCGACGGTGTGCAGGAGGCCGGAGGGCGCCTGGTCGGTGTGTCCGTGGAGTTCCTCTCGGACCGGTCGCGCGCCGTCGCCGACGAGATGGTCGTGGCACGCGATCTCGCCGAGCGCAAGGCGCAGATGCTCGGCCGGGCGGATGCCGTGGTGATCATGGTCGGTGGTACGGGCACCCTGGACGAGGCCACCGAGATCCTGGAACTGAAGAAGCACGGACACGCCACCATGCCGGTGGTGCTGCTCAACACCGCGGGCTTCTACGACGGTCTCAGGCAGCAGTTCCTGCGTATGGATGCCGAGGGCTTCCTGCCGGTGCCCCTGGGCGACCTGGTGTTCTTCGCCGAGGAGCCCGTCGGCGCCCTTGCCTACCTTGAGGAGTCCTCGGGCGTGCGGTGA
- a CDS encoding SDR family oxidoreductase has translation MATHLITGAGSGIGAAVTRRLHERGDELVLLARDAGRAKELAQAYPGARTLVGDLAAPDRLSWAFSHQTMPERVDSLLHIAGIVDLGPVGELTPRAWHAQLDVNLVGPAELTRLVLPQLRVAQGTVIFVNSGAGLNAHADWSAYAASKHGLKALADSLRQEERPNGIRVSSVYPGRTASPMQAKVHQQEGKEYDPARWIGTESVATTILTALDLPRDAEINDLTVRPGL, from the coding sequence ATGGCTACCCATCTGATCACCGGCGCGGGCTCCGGCATCGGCGCCGCCGTCACACGGCGTCTGCACGAGCGCGGGGACGAACTCGTGCTGCTGGCGCGCGACGCGGGCCGCGCCAAGGAGCTTGCCCAGGCGTATCCCGGCGCCCGCACGCTCGTCGGCGACCTCGCCGCGCCCGACCGGCTCTCCTGGGCGTTCTCGCACCAGACCATGCCGGAACGCGTCGACTCGCTGCTGCACATCGCCGGAATCGTGGACCTGGGGCCGGTCGGCGAGCTCACCCCGAGGGCCTGGCATGCCCAACTCGATGTGAACCTGGTCGGGCCGGCCGAGCTGACCCGGCTGGTACTGCCGCAACTGCGGGTCGCACAGGGCACGGTGATCTTCGTGAACTCGGGCGCCGGGCTCAACGCCCACGCGGACTGGAGTGCCTACGCGGCCTCCAAGCACGGTCTCAAGGCCCTCGCAGACTCGCTGCGCCAGGAGGAGAGGCCCAACGGCATCCGGGTCAGTTCGGTCTACCCGGGGCGTACCGCCAGTCCGATGCAGGCCAAGGTGCACCAGCAGGAAGGCAAGGAGTACGACCCGGCCCGCTGGATCGGCACGGAGTCGGTCGCGACGACGATCCTCACAGCACTCGATCTGCCGCGTGACGCGGAGATCAACGACCTCACGGTGCGGCCGGGACTGTGA
- a CDS encoding methionine synthase gives MERTGGTVEDFVWGRATGVGSMPGGDAREAAKTVTGSFDNFPFLPELPARGPGSDMIGRTIGLLVDMYGHVEPSGWRVSDRPGRDTRRARSWLGEDLDALEEFTQGYEGPLKVQAVGPWTLAAALELRNGEAALADPGACRDLAASLTEGLRGHLAEVRRRVPEARLVLQLDEPSLTAVLRGRIRTASGYRTHRAVDRQLVESALRDVRAVTDGPVVVHSCAPDVPFALLRRAGATGVSFDFSLLTERDEEAIGEAVEGGTKLLAGVVASADGPLSDPGGSVMGVRTLWRRLGLSPGTLEGSVVITPSCGLAGASPAYARAALAHCVRAARSLADNPE, from the coding sequence GTGGAACGGACAGGCGGGACCGTCGAGGACTTCGTGTGGGGCCGGGCAACCGGCGTCGGCTCCATGCCGGGCGGCGATGCCCGCGAGGCGGCCAAGACCGTCACCGGCTCCTTCGATAACTTCCCGTTTCTGCCCGAACTCCCCGCCAGGGGCCCGGGCTCGGACATGATCGGCCGGACCATCGGCCTGCTGGTGGACATGTACGGGCATGTCGAGCCGAGCGGCTGGCGGGTCAGCGACCGGCCGGGGCGCGATACCCGGCGCGCCAGGTCGTGGCTCGGCGAGGACCTGGACGCGCTGGAGGAGTTCACCCAGGGATACGAGGGTCCGCTGAAGGTCCAGGCCGTCGGGCCGTGGACGCTGGCCGCCGCGCTGGAGCTGCGGAACGGCGAGGCTGCGCTGGCCGACCCGGGAGCCTGCCGTGACCTCGCGGCCTCGCTCACCGAGGGGCTGCGCGGGCATCTCGCCGAGGTGCGGCGGCGGGTTCCGGAAGCACGGCTGGTGCTTCAGCTCGACGAGCCGTCCCTCACCGCGGTGCTGCGCGGGCGGATCAGGACCGCCAGCGGTTACCGGACGCACCGGGCGGTGGACCGGCAGCTCGTGGAGAGCGCGCTGCGTGATGTGCGGGCGGTCACGGACGGCCCCGTGGTGGTGCACTCCTGCGCCCCGGACGTGCCGTTCGCGCTGTTGCGCAGGGCCGGGGCCACCGGGGTCTCGTTCGATTTCAGCCTGCTCACCGAGCGTGATGAGGAGGCGATCGGCGAGGCGGTCGAAGGTGGTACGAAGCTTCTGGCCGGGGTGGTCGCATCCGCAGACGGCCCGTTGTCGGACCCGGGCGGTAGCGTCATGGGTGTCAGGACGCTGTGGCGCAGGCTGGGGCTGAGTCCGGGGACTCTTGAGGGGTCTGTGGTAATCACTCCTTCGTGTGGGCTGGCGGGTGCTTCGCCCGCCTATGCGCGGGCGGCGCTCGCGCACTGTGTCAGGGCGGCGAGATCACTCGCGGACAACCCTGAGTAG
- the ligA gene encoding NAD-dependent DNA ligase LigA: MAVEQQGTVPSEAREGHAQLAEQIEEHRFRYYVKDQPVISDAEFDKLLRALEVLEDEYPELRTPDSPTQKVAGAYETEFTAVEHRERMLSLDNAFDEVELAGWADRIAKEVGTSAYHFLCELKVDGLAVNLTYEKGRLTRAATRGDGRTGEDITPNVRTIGDIPDRLKGDRIPDLVEIRGEVYFPMEAFEELNARRVAAGEQPYANPRNSASGSLRQKDPKATAALPLHMVVHGIGARDGLEITRLSEAYELLHEWGLPTAQHNKVVGSLDEVRDFIAYYGEHRHSVEHEIDGVVVKLDEIPLQGRLGSTSRAPRWAIAWKYAPEEVNTKLVNIRVGVGRTGRVTPYAQVEPVKVAGSEVEFATLHNQDVVKAKGVLIGDTVVLRKAGDVIPEILGPVVDLRDGSEREFVMPAECPECGTALRPMKEGDIDLRCPNSRSCPAQLRERLFYLGGRKCLDIEAFGYVAAAALTKPLEPADPPLADEGDLFDLTVEKLLPIKAYVLDQDSGLPKRDPKTGEEKIVTVFANQLGEPKKNTLALLENIAAAKERPLARVITGLSIRHVGPVAAEALAREFRSIERIEQASEEELAAVEGVGPTIAASLKQWFEEDWHREILRKWRTAGVRMEDEGAGEDVGPRPLEGLTVVVTGTLQKYTRDGAKDALQGLGAKVTGSVSKKTSFVVVGDSPGSKYDKAMQLKVPVLDEDGFGVLLGEGADAAREAAMPVEE, translated from the coding sequence GTGGCTGTCGAACAGCAGGGGACGGTGCCCTCGGAGGCACGGGAGGGCCACGCCCAGCTGGCGGAGCAGATCGAGGAGCACCGCTTCCGGTACTACGTGAAAGACCAGCCGGTCATCAGCGACGCCGAGTTCGACAAGCTGCTGCGGGCGCTGGAGGTGCTGGAGGACGAGTATCCGGAGCTGCGCACGCCCGACTCGCCGACCCAGAAGGTCGCCGGGGCCTACGAGACGGAGTTCACCGCAGTCGAGCACCGCGAGCGGATGCTGTCGCTGGACAACGCTTTCGACGAGGTCGAGCTGGCGGGCTGGGCCGACCGGATCGCCAAGGAGGTCGGGACGTCCGCGTACCACTTCCTGTGCGAGCTGAAGGTCGACGGTCTCGCGGTCAACCTGACGTACGAGAAGGGGCGGCTGACCCGGGCGGCGACCCGTGGTGACGGCCGCACCGGCGAGGACATCACGCCGAACGTACGGACGATCGGGGACATCCCCGATCGGCTGAAGGGCGACCGCATCCCGGATCTGGTCGAGATCCGGGGCGAGGTCTACTTTCCGATGGAGGCGTTCGAGGAGCTCAACGCGCGGCGGGTCGCGGCAGGCGAGCAGCCGTACGCCAACCCGCGCAACTCGGCGTCGGGTTCGCTGCGCCAGAAGGACCCGAAGGCCACGGCGGCGCTTCCGCTGCACATGGTGGTGCACGGCATCGGGGCGCGTGACGGTCTGGAGATCACCAGGCTGTCGGAGGCCTACGAGCTGCTGCACGAATGGGGTCTGCCGACGGCACAGCACAACAAGGTGGTCGGCTCTCTGGACGAGGTGCGCGACTTCATCGCGTACTACGGAGAGCACCGGCACTCCGTCGAGCACGAGATCGACGGAGTCGTCGTCAAGTTGGACGAGATTCCGCTTCAGGGGCGGCTGGGCTCCACCTCCCGGGCTCCGCGGTGGGCGATCGCCTGGAAGTACGCCCCGGAGGAGGTCAACACCAAGCTGGTCAACATCCGTGTGGGTGTGGGCCGTACGGGCCGGGTCACTCCCTACGCGCAGGTGGAGCCGGTCAAGGTGGCCGGTTCCGAGGTCGAGTTCGCCACGCTGCACAACCAGGACGTGGTAAAGGCCAAGGGAGTGCTGATCGGTGACACCGTCGTGCTGCGCAAGGCAGGCGATGTCATCCCGGAGATCCTCGGTCCTGTGGTGGATCTGAGGGACGGCAGTGAGCGGGAGTTCGTGATGCCCGCCGAGTGCCCCGAGTGCGGTACGGCGCTGCGGCCGATGAAGGAGGGCGACATCGACCTCCGCTGCCCCAACAGCCGCAGTTGCCCAGCCCAGTTGCGTGAGCGGCTGTTCTATCTCGGTGGGCGCAAGTGCCTGGACATCGAGGCCTTCGGCTATGTCGCGGCGGCGGCGCTCACCAAGCCCCTGGAGCCGGCGGATCCGCCGCTGGCGGACGAGGGCGATCTGTTCGACCTGACGGTCGAGAAGCTGCTGCCCATCAAGGCCTATGTCCTGGACCAGGACAGCGGACTGCCCAAGCGCGACCCGAAGACCGGTGAGGAGAAGATCGTCACGGTTTTCGCCAACCAGCTGGGCGAGCCGAAGAAGAACACCTTGGCGTTGCTGGAGAACATCGCGGCGGCCAAGGAGCGCCCGCTGGCCCGCGTCATCACGGGTCTGTCCATCCGTCATGTCGGCCCGGTGGCGGCCGAGGCGCTGGCCCGCGAGTTCCGCTCCATCGAGCGGATCGAGCAGGCGTCGGAGGAGGAGCTGGCCGCGGTCGAGGGCGTCGGACCGACCATCGCGGCCTCCTTGAAGCAGTGGTTCGAGGAGGACTGGCACCGCGAGATCCTGCGCAAGTGGCGGACAGCGGGGGTCCGGATGGAGGACGAGGGCGCCGGTGAGGACGTGGGGCCGCGTCCGCTGGAGGGCCTTACGGTCGTCGTCACCGGCACCCTGCAGAAGTACACGAGAGACGGCGCCAAGGACGCCCTTCAGGGCCTCGGGGCGAAGGTGACGGGGTCGGTCTCCAAGAAGACCTCATTCGTGGTGGTCGGTGACAGCCCGGGCTCCAAGTACGACAAGGCGATGCAGCTGAAGGTGCCGGTGCTGGACGAGGACGGCTTCGGGGTGCTCCTCGGCGAGGGGGCGGACGCGGCACGTGAGGCCGCGATGCCGGTCGAGGAGTAG